atttacaacttTAGTAACGTATCTaattcaagtaaaaaaaattcaaatacaaaaattatccGACTCTTCTTCTATATTTCCTTAATCTTTtcaaatactaaataatataaaatatattactttatctGTTTATTTCAATCACTCTAACCTACGTGATCTTCTATTCGAAACTTTGCGCTTACAGTTGCGCTTACTTTGTACTTTTGTATCTATGATGGTGTTCCAAAATGCACCGAAATGCACTGGCAGTGCTGAAAATCTACGGCATACGAATTAATTCATAaggagatgcataaaaaaacgGACCGAttcatttccttatgcatatgctTATGCAAGTTTGTTTGGACATACCTTAAGCAACGTCGTCGTATTGTCATATCGCTGCGCATGCGTAAAAAGAGGAAACTGGATTGGATACTAGCTGAAACGATGGCATAATCAAAAGTATAACAACATGACGTATCGGTGATGTTATTTCGTATTGCACCCAAAGatcgatattgatttttattgatggTTATATTTGttgtcatttaaaaataaagatgaagaACGAAAGATTGCAAGGTAGTACTTGTAACCACTTGTAAGATACTCTGTCACAGTAGTGAAATAAAGTATTCGATTGTCTTGCTATTAGCGATATTTGTGCGCAATCTGCAATGTTCGCCATCTttatttacttgaaataaaattcaattatcacAATTGCTTATCTATTCGACTTATCTCATGAAAAGTCGTATGGTAGAActttgtatattgttcatctATTTTACGTACGTTCTAAATATGCATCGAATTCGATTGGACAATTTTGTGTCAAAATTGTGGAGATCCATTGCGCTGACGATCCATCGGAGATCGATCACCGGCCGGAATTCGCTTATTTACGAGCCTAACGTTGCGGTAGCCAGAAAAAATGGATTACCGATCGTGGCACTGGAATCGACAATTATTACACATGGCATGCCGTATCCTGATAATTTTAACACCGCGCTGAAAGTCGAAGATGTGATCAAATCGCAGGTTTGTATGACAaattgtaatgtttttttttttcttttctcatcGACTTATGCAAACATAAATATCTAATACAgaatacagaaatatataaatctttgcATTTACACAGTTTTTTTGTCAGATCTGATAAAAGAGTGACATGTATGCCTTTACAtcatttaacataaaatcacACTTTTTGCAACCATGTCAAAAGAAGCTATTATTTTGGGAACACACttgattgtaaattatttttgtattatcaaTGAATTATCACTAATATTTCTGGATGTActgttatattatacatattttaaaattatgatgtctttttttcaatcacaaattctttaaaaaatggaataagAAATGGTATCTccttaaaaaagtaaaataactaaaagattaaacaattgtagaattatttaatgctGCTAGGTTATTACAAAATGCATCTGctgcaattttgaaaattaattaggaatactaatatcaataaatcttTGTTTATTACAGGGTGTTGTACCTGCAACAATAGGAATCATAGATGGAAAGATACATGTTGGCTTGAACAATGAACAGTTGGAAACTTTGTCTAAAACAGATTCTACAAAAACTATGAAATGTTCACGCAGAGACATTTGTTCTATTGTATCGCATGGATTGAACGGCGGTACAACGGTGAGTGCTACAATGTTAATTGCACATGCAGCGGGCATTCCAATAATGGCAACAGGTGGTATTGGTGGTGTTCATAGAGGAGCTGAACTAACTCTTGACATCAGTACAGATTTAACTGAACTTGGACGCACACCGATAGCAGTTGTCTGTTCTGGTGTTAAATCTATCTTGGATATTGGCAAAACCTTGGAGTATTTGGTAGATACagcaatatgtatttatttccatATCTATTTGTTATTGTTCTCTACTTCATTTTCAGAAATTAACATAGAAATATGGCCTGTGTGCTTGCAGGAAACTCAAGGAGTACCAGTGATAAAAATTGGTGAATCGCCAGAATTTCCAGCCTTCTACTGTTCCGAGACTTTGGACAAAATAAAAGCACCGTGTAGAATTTCCAATGCTAAAGAAGCAGCTGATATTATGGAAGCACAGAGAACACTGGGCATTAACACAGGGATACTATTTGCAGTTTCTATTCCTGAAAAATATGCATTGGAGCCTGGCATTATGGATTCGATTATATCAGAAGCTTTGAAAAAAGCCACCGTCATGCGTATTATGGGTAAACAAATAACGCCATTTCTTTTGAACGAGCTCAACGAGATTACACAAGGCCAATCTCTTAAAGCAAGTAAGTGAGTAAAAGTCGACAGATTATACTGTAAAACGTGGTAAAACGTTACTGTTGtgtatgtttaaaatatctgcATTTTATGACTTATACAATTTACAGATATAGGTCTCATAGAGAATAATGCCAAGGTTGCGGCTGAAATCGCCTTGAATCTCTGCAAGAGATCTTGGACATCCTGCACAGAATCTGCGTCTGCACGATCAACAATATCAAGAGAAAAACCGGTAAAAATCcaaaagtgtaaaattattcgtttttaaaaacttgaaaCTTTGACAATACTTTAGTGATGTACTTTATGTGTATTTAAGGCCCGGTAAATGTGCATTAGATATTGTAATTCCTCCCCGTGAGcgataacatatttattgtaaCGTCCCATCAGGTAGTGGTCGGCGGAGCTGTCTTGGACACTGTCTTCCAGGTGAAGGAACCGCAAATAACCGTAAGTCAAAAATCTcacaatcaaaattatactaaataaccaattttttgtattcatattacataatatagtTATAGAACAGTAAcagtatttatatacaattaccaccatattcttttttttttgtctttttatgtacacttaataatatcaaataatggGAACTTTCGCGTAGAATAATACGGGGAAGAGTACGGTGTGTATTAACAAACGCTTTATAGAATAGCAAACCCTATATGAAATACGGCCATTGCAATCGGCGGCGCGTATCTCCataacttaattaaatacgCAAGCTTGTTACGGCATTTATGAAAGGTTCATCAACGTAAAACGCGCGCTATTGAGCTCAATCGTAATTCGTAACTACATATAATTGTTTAGTGTCCGTTCTTCTTCACTAACAGTCTTCATAAATACACTTTGCTTCGTCATGGATCGtctttgtacaatattaaagTAATCAAAGCCTTTGGATGTGCATACTTTTCTTCCAGTATCGCGCTACGATCACTCTATGAAATGTCTCATTTGCGACATTGCACGCGCACCGGAAATGTATTGATCCTCAAAGACAAGGAACGTATGCTTAAAAGAGGGAGATATCGgctttacatacatatatattagtgTACAAACAGATGTTTAAATCAAGCATTCGATATTTGAATCAATTgtgagatatacatatacatatttttgcagtattatt
This DNA window, taken from Linepithema humile isolate Giens D197 chromosome 7, Lhum_UNIL_v1.0, whole genome shotgun sequence, encodes the following:
- the LOC105674958 gene encoding uncharacterized protein is translated as MKSRMVELCILFIYFTYVLNMHRIRLDNFVSKLWRSIALTIHRRSITGRNSLIYEPNVAVARKNGLPIVALESTIITHGMPYPDNFNTALKVEDVIKSQGVVPATIGIIDGKIHVGLNNEQLETLSKTDSTKTMKCSRRDICSIVSHGLNGGTTVSATMLIAHAAGIPIMATGGIGGVHRGAELTLDISTDLTELGRTPIAVVCSGVKSILDIGKTLEYLETQGVPVIKIGESPEFPAFYCSETLDKIKAPCRISNAKEAADIMEAQRTLGINTGILFAVSIPEKYALEPGIMDSIISEALKKATVMRIMGKQITPFLLNELNEITQGQSLKANIGLIENNAKVAAEIALNLCKRSWTSCTESASARSTISREKPVVVGGAVLDTVFQVKEPQITCDGRMHVGRSRESCGGVGRNVADALIKLGLENTRLISVIGNDEPGKIILESLKDGGKTVKCMSKVTTPRFTVIVDTEGECHFGISEMESFSAITPKLIKEYQSHLEQASLIVLDGNLELDTMRCVLDIASRTNIPVWYEPTNIPHAAKIFETGQQWRRILHFISPNWNELKVIAKFFNIPTVENMDLTAVRNIAEQLIEYIPVVITTLGSQGVLVTRKASSHEPFYNENGELIVNSSIASRLYPVANGAEKSNEILCVSGCGDCLTAGIIYGIHKNLDEVNCISIALKAAALSLRSFDTVPQTLVMLSRSNKQ